Genomic DNA from Lactuca sativa cultivar Salinas chromosome 8, Lsat_Salinas_v11, whole genome shotgun sequence:
TGTCCGAAATCCTTGtcacaaccactacaactttgtgtaaagatatcaggtttatctcacattttaattttgacgcttatttttgtcctttatttattatattactataatcaagtaataagcacacaaaagcACATAATTcgcataatattcaagtaattcatctttattaccttaaaatgagttacaatggttgacctagactattacatcatcgcaTCAATGCTTAGTCTCgaaacacgagcgttacaatatatatatatatatatatatatatatatatatatatatatatatatatatatatatatatatatatatatatatatatatagttaggttcatatgtgacggcctaattttgtgaaacCGTGAGACGTAATCATAGCTAATAATtttgtaaataaaaaaacattctaaattgaaaaataattgaaaatttttgaattttttttgtaaatgttatatttgttttttatatttttccaaaaaaaaataaaaaaataaaaaatttacccttttttacatattctagtagaatattagaatatgttATATATTTGACAAATTTAgtagaataataaaaaatattctaacattctaaaaatcaaattagaatatttacagtgtaatactcttttagactatttcacgtattttttgaaaaaaaacggtaatttttattattttattttattttattttattattttttatttttttaggtaagtaaaatgacgaaaataataattaaaaaaagaattttggattttttcttttattttgcattttaaaattatttttagattgcgtctcacggtctcacaaaattagcatgGTCTCAAATTAACCTGAACCTATAAATCATGTGTGCCTCCATTTAATTTTTTGGAAACGATAAACGAATTAAGCGAAAACCTACTCGCAATATTTCAACGAGCACCCCAGGTTCGAGCTCATTTACATGGCAAATCCAGCCTCCATAGGGATTTTCAGAGAAAATTTTTCCATATGTGACACCACAAAAAATAATTTATAGGAATCAGATTTCCAACCTCTATTATATCAatggaaaaaaatataaataaattgttGGGACTTTAGAGCCCATAGACTACTTAAAACTAAAATTTCTTACCAAGCCCACATCTCTCTCTATATATCCAACCAAAATTCATATGAGATTTTGCCTTTTAATCATTTTTTCCCAATAATAAatagatttatttttaatttttaaagtatAGATCAAAAGATCGTTCGAGGTAAATTGAAAATTGATCCGAATAAACCaaattacaatttaattgaatgaGTTTTAGATTCTAAGGGTAGAAGGATGGTTGGTCACTtagttgtaagttctgtttgtATATTTATACCAAAATGTGTTGGTTGAGAGGACGGATTTCTGAGTGTTTAGGATGGGATGGTTGTAACTTGTACGTAAGATTTGAGAAATGTGACACCTACATCACATGTAGATTGGGAGGAATGAAATCCCTCCATTGCAAGACTCAAGACATTCTAGAAATATATATCCATGgtattaaaaactaaaaataaagatatatgaAACTGTTctttggatttttggattatgAATTTCTCAATTTAATAGATAAAATGAATTCAAATTCCAAATATTCAAACCATATATAATGCCATTCAAATATTTAATACAAATATTCTCCGAATTTGTCCATATAGACCCTTCATCTTCTACAACATATCGATTTGAACCAAACATGGCTTCTAGAGTCCAGACTGTTTGCCTCAACAAAGAGGAAAATTTTGCTATGTACCCACATATATTATCTTTTTCTACACTAAAGTTTATGAAACATGATGAAGTTAAACTATTACAATCAGGCTAAGCGCCAATACAAGGGTACATAATTAGGAGGATTAGGATCTGAGTCCCACACAGAAAATGCACTTGAGCATCTCATCCAAGTTTTTGACATATTAGGGAAATGTCTGTCAATAACGCATTTTAGGCTTTCAGTCTTATTGATCCACTGTAGTCCTTTCTCAGTGTACGTTTGTGGGTTAAAATTAGTGGTAAAGAAGCGATCTGCTTCAAGCCTCCTGTAACCACGGTTAAATATCAATATCACGAAACATATGACTAGCTAACCAATTTCAAGAAAAAGGGCATCACCTTGAAGCAATTAGTATGAAGATGAAGAAAGCAGTCTCACTAATGGCAAAACCTTGTATCTTTTTCTCTGCATGTATCCCCACCAGTAGATCAAGCTTCTCAACATCATCTCCATATATTTCATAGAGCGCTTCAATAACCTCTTCATCATCAGTCATATCTTCCCATTTTCTAATAGGAATCATTAGCAAGTTCCTCCTAAACTCATTGTAACGAGGAACCTTCCTTTCTCTATCTCTATAGACTGTTCATGTCATTAGCATATATATGTTAAAGTTAGATCATATATATAAATGGTAAAGAATTCTATGGGTACATACTTTCTATGGAAGCCATGTCCACTAGATCTGTTCTCTCTTCACCATTGATATCATGAGCCACAAGGTTTCTCATCCACAATGGATAATTCCATAATGTGACTGCTCCACAAGattggtgacccatggataccaACATCTTCTCCATACCAATTTTAGACAATCTTCTTTCTCCTTCTTTCCCAATCATATCCTTCATATTCACcctataaatattatataaaccTTTAAGCAATATTATTTACAAGTGGCTCAAAAAATCACatgagtgtgtatatatatatatatatatatatatatatatatatatatatatagcacagAAAGATTAGTACTCTTCTTGGATTGGTGGGGCTGATTTGTGATTTGAAATATCATTAATGTCTCGGAGAAATATTTTGTCAGGCAATGTTGTGTGCATTCTGTAGACGCTTACAAACTCCTCTGTCAAAGAATAAGGGACCCCATGATCTTGTGGCCTTTTAAGACCCACTAATCCACTTAGTTCAGCTCCGAATATATTCCCAAACAGATCCTTCACTTTCTTCCCAAAAATGCCATACCTACAATAAACCTATAAATGATCAGTGTAAATTGTTTTTGATCAAGCACACTTGTACCAAAAATGATGTTGTTCACTGTTAAAAAATTTATCCTTTCAAATTCTAGAACAAAATATAGAAACATAATGAAGTTTTACACTTGCATCCTTCATTTGTGTCAGTTTTGTTTTGTGACCTGCTCGCTTACCAATTGATTCTCATTGCTGCTAATAGGGTATTAGTCTTAAGGAGTTCAACAGTCCAATCAATGGTGTGGATCTTGGCAATAATTGTTGAGGTTACTAATCTTGCATGTTGGTAGAGCTTCTCGTCATCAAATTCTGGATAATGCTCCTGCAAACAAGATTGTCAAAAACTCAAGGAGAAACCCTATTTTGGACCAATGCTACTAACCGAGTTTCTTGAATACCCGTTTTGAAAAACAagatggttatatatatatatatatatatatatatatatatatatatatatatatatatatatatatatatatgtgtgtgtgtgtgtgtgtgtgtgtgtgtgtgtgtgtacagagagagagggagagagctaGGTTCGAATGTGTATTGACAACTATTGTGTGGATGTATGGACAGTGCTATTTTGTGAGAATGAccaagaaaatatgttgtttgataatatgaatacgtttaAACTtatataactattgtcattatcacacaATCTCACTAATTAagtcgtctataaggttattatatatatactttttattattattttcattctgtcagaatgtttattgactCGTATTttgtaagaatgaaaatgagtgaaaaaacgatgcatgagaacaaaaatgaataagaattagtgaaAATGCATGAAAATGAGTTGTGTGaagttgaacgtattcacattacaaAACAACATATTCTATATGTAATTCTCATAAAATAACATTGTCCACACGATAGTTGTCAATCCACATTATAAccgagtcatatatatatatatatatatatatatatatatatatatatatatatatatatatatatatatatagacttaggttcaaatgttttcactatctattgtgtgcatgtatgatcaatctagaccaatcattttagttattttaagaatgtaattaatgcatattaaatgttgaagatgtaattaatatccattatatcttcaacatgtaatatgcattaattactttcttaaaataactaaaatgattggtacaGAATCAATCAtagatgcacacaatagatactgAAAACAttttaacctatatatatatatatatatatatatatatatatatatatatatatatatatatatatatatatatatatatatatatatatatatatatatatatatatatatatatatgatgcacTTACCTTGAGCATATCAGAAATAGCATTATGCTCTTTGACAAATAAAGCTTGCAACAAGGAGAAACCAGCCCAACAATTTCGTATATCGCCCGATATAGGAATCCATATGTCATCATGTTCAAGAAGTCCATCTCTCGAAATCTTTAACTTCCCGTCTTTGTAGGCTCTTACCTTTCGCATACCCGCTTCgtcatttccataaataacacttCCATCCCTGCTCAAATCAGTTCCTAAGATATAACATAAGCTTTATGTGATTTGACTTGCATAGAGTCAAACCATAAATCATTCACATATGGCCCACTTACCACCATGGTGTCCGTCTATTAATGAAACCAGTGTTAGGTTGAAGCGATACTGTCGAAATTTCTTTGGTTTGATAGAACTTGAACGACTTCAAGGGACATTGACCGACAACCTCCGCAGGAGCTACAATTTCAATCTGTCACATGGGCATTGTTGATCAGAAAACGTGAGTTGGACTTTGATGTGTAGAATACAATTTTCCGATATGATTAACAAGATTTTTTGAAGTAGAATGATGGAGAAGTAATTTAAAATATCGTTGTTATCAATCCGATAAATGGGACCTGATGGGTGTCCTCCATATGATCAATCCAATCATGAATCATGAACTGTAACCAAGAGCAAGCTATCATGTTGAATTGCTTTCCGCAGTCTCTAAATTGCCTTCTTTCCAGTAGCTTTGTGGCCACCACTGATGGATGAGGATCTAGCAACTTGAGATTTGTACCACTTCAATAATCTTGAATATGCAAATGTTAACAGATTTTGGGgaagattttctagaaacaaaataTTAACATGTGATCGGTGTAAGCTTTGGTTAAAGATCATTGGCGagcaaaaaaaatattatatgagTAATGCCctatttttttgtcatttttatttatttgtttatttatttttatattaaaaaaaaagagtTTAGCGTATTAAAATGGTGTCTATATAAATTAGAAGGCTAAgtgaaataaataataaaataataaatcttAAAATACAAATCTAATAGATTTTGATATTTAATATTGataataaataaagtaaaacaataTCTACTAAGTAGAAATTAAACATATAAGCGTAGGGTTTAAACTGTAATTTTCAAGAAATCAGTTTTGATGAGATGTTTCTTTTTGTCATAAGGCTAAACCCGAGGGACCATAACTGCCAGGTCGTGGTTTCTATTTTTCCTTCCTCCCAGCTACCCGATAGGAACCGGTGCTTCCTTCTCTTTTTGTATTGTGCGAGAAGCACGTCTTCTTGAAAGCAATCTGATGTCCAACCACAATTTCTTATATATACTATTGTAATTAGAGCTAGGGTTAGGAGGGTGCGCCGCACAATTAATGAAACCTTGAGAGGAAGGGTAAGGCTACCATAGCCGTGTTTCACCGCCGACCTCAGCTATCGCTGGAAGcaacgagagagagagaaaaactaAGGGCTCCATGCTAAGTGCTAATTTCGGGTTCAAGGTCATCGTTTCTGACATGTTCGAATGGGTTTATCATCAAGTTATTTAGAAGGGATGCAACCATCATTTCTGGTCCGCTATCAAGTAATCAAGCTAAGTATTCGAATAAAAACAGTtgccgtttccaaaaaaaaaaagaataaaaacagttAGGAGAACCATTGGAGCGGGGTGATTTCCATTGATCTTTCACGTTTTTGAGATACGCATCTAATGACCCCACATCAGGCGGAGTGCTCGGATTATTTCGTTGTTACCGGAGAGGATAACGTCTCTAGTGAGAAGGCATCAAAGGAGGAGCTGATGTCGTCGGAAAAGCTGATATCTCCGGTCCCGGAGTGGAAGGAGGATTCCGATTACGAGATGAAGAAGCTCATGTTTGACATCCATGTTAGGAGTATATGGCTGTTTGACTCTCTTTCCTACTTTTGAAATTAGGTTTGACTTAGTGGGCTACATAAAGGTCTGACTAATAAAATTGGGCTTATTGGGTTAAAATGAATGTTAATATGATGGAGGCAAGGTTTTATGGGCTAATTAAATTTAATTGCATGATCATTAAGATTTCAAAAACATGGAAATATTGTGAAGTTAGGTTGTGGTTTAATTATTTATAAGATAAGTTTACTGACTAATTAAGTTGTGTGGATTAAGATAATATCTATTTGATAGCTATTGGGTAATATTAGATAACAAAACATGGATTTTATTATTTAACGAGttgattaattataattaatgtgCCTTATCTAAAGACTAGGTTATTCTACTGGTCAAAGAGACAGACAAGCTTAACCTAATAATTGAAACACATAATTATGTACGAACCGCttgttataaaaataata
This window encodes:
- the LOC111915138 gene encoding alpha-dioxygenase 2, yielding MSPQFLYTMTLAVPSFLFIHPQLRPLVTKMSFRDTIIFIIVHMVDKFGLWHRLPVSLGLCYLILRRHLHQRYNLLHVGSMSGNKYDVGKYFYRTADGKCNHPTDDTVGSQGTFFGRNMPPSTTKFGLLDPHPSVVATKLLERRQFRDCGKQFNMIACSWLQFMIHDWIDHMEDTHQIEIVAPAEVVGQCPLKSFKFYQTKEISTVSLQPNTGFINRRTPWWDGSVIYGNDEAGMRKVRAYKDGKLKISRDGLLEHDDIWIPISGDIRNCWAGFSLLQALFVKEHNAISDMLKEHYPEFDDEKLYQHARLVTSTIIAKIHTIDWTVELLKTNTLLAAMRINWYGIFGKKVKDLFGNIFGAELSGLVGLKRPQDHGVPYSLTEEFVSVYRMHTTLPDKIFLRDINDISNHKSAPPIQEEVNMKDMIGKEGERRLSKIGMEKMLVSMGHQSCGAVTLWNYPLWMRNLVAHDINGEERTDLVDMASIEIYRDRERKVPRYNEFRRNLLMIPIRKWEDMTDDEEVIEALYEIYGDDVEKLDLLVGIHAEKKIQGFAISETAFFIFILIASRRLEADRFFTTNFNPQTYTEKGLQWINKTESLKCVIDRHFPNMSKTWMRCSSAFSVWDSDPNPPNYVPLYWRLA